Proteins found in one Sorghum bicolor cultivar BTx623 chromosome 1, Sorghum_bicolor_NCBIv3, whole genome shotgun sequence genomic segment:
- the LOC8067084 gene encoding membrane steroid-binding protein 2, translated as MAVAELWETLKQAIVAYTGLSPAAFFTAVAVAAALYHVVSGLFAAPPPPPPRPREEPEAEPLPPPVQLGEVSEEELRQYDGSDTKKPLLMAIMGQIYDVTQSRMFYGPGGPYALFAGKDASRALAKMSFEPQDLTGDISGLGPFELDALQDWEYKFMSKYVKVGTVKKTVPVEDGSTASTAPEASEATTEAEKAQTTEEKPREVSAEAVKEKEAPSDEGAQEN; from the exons ATGGCGGTGGCGGAGCTGTGGGAGACGCTGAAGCAGGCGATCGTTGCGTACACGGGCCTGTCGCCGGCGGCCTTCTTCACGGCCGTCGCGGTGGCGGCCGCTCTGTACCACGTCGTGTCGGGGCTCTTCgcggccccgccgccgccgccgccgcgcccgcgGGAGGAGCCCGAGGCGGAGCCGCTCCCGCCCCCCGTGCAGTTGGGGGAGGTCTCCGAGGAGGAGCTCCGCCAGTACGACGGCTCCGACACTAAGAAGCCGCTCCTCATGGCCATCATGGGCCAGATCTACGACGTCACCCAGAGCAG AATGTTCTATGGACCTGGCGGACCTTATGCCCTATTTGCTGGTAAAGATGCCAGCAGAGCCCTAGCAAAGATGTCCTTTGAGCCACAGGATCTTACTGGCGACATCTCTGGCCTAGGCCCATTTGAGCTTGACGCCCTGCAGGATTGGGAATACAAGTTCATGAGCAAGTATGTGAAGGTTGGTACTGTCAAGAAGACTGTCCCTGTTGAAGACGGCAGCACCGCAAGCACGGCCCCTGAAGCCAGTGAGGCCACCACTGAGGCTGAGAAGGCACAGACAACCGAAGAGAAGCCAAGGGAGGTATCTGCGGAGGCGGTAAAGGAGAAGGAAGCCCCATCTGATGAAGGTGCCCAGGAAAACTAG
- the LOC8067083 gene encoding F-box/LRR-repeat protein At3g48880, translating to MMGENKWMGKRWEDMDTDVLVKIFKELNLVELSPVSQVCRLWRSACSDPLIWGTLDFGLLKSNFIQTRASPYIWVDDRSDKRLARILRVAMAISCGNVNCMIFHYNLFMKDEHLHFISERSPHLKRLVMPAWNRITKVAICQAIQRWQELESMTMPTIGHPPYIMEEIARSCKNFTELKIMGSFDQQFASAILQFLPKLKVLSLRCSKVSMDALQCLLNSMEYLEVLNISHCLLLVIAANGRKQVVHELDSQIFERASRLREFHYCQSRLCVACQRMVVDEGIMRWYRYEDWFWRRDEVRSLDLQDYGKLFDAGCERLTSVE from the exons ATGATGGGGGAGAATAAATGGATGGGAAAAAGATGGGAGGACATGGACACTGATGTCCTTGTGAAAATATTCAAGGAATTAAATTTGGTTGAGCTGTCACCGGTATCTCAAGTTTGTCGTTTGTGGCGTTCGGCCTGTTCAGATCCACTTATTTGGGGCACTCTTGACTTTGGATTGTTAAAATCCAATTTTATTCAGACAAGAGCATCACCATATATTTGGGTTGATGATAGGTCTGACAAGAGACTTGCAAGAATACTACGTGTGGCTATGGCAATTAGCTGTGGGAATGTCAATTGCATGATATTCCATTACAATTTGTTCATGAAAGATGAGCACCTTCATTTCATCTCAGAAAG GTCTCCTCACCTAAAACGATTGGTTATGCCAGCATGGAACCGCATCACCAAAGTGGCAATATGTCAAGCTATCCAAAGGTGGCAGGAGCTGGAGTCCATGACAATGCCTACCATTGGACATCCTCCATATATTATGGAAGAGATAGCAAGGAGCTGCAAGAATTTCACAGAACTTAAGATCATGGGCTCATTTGATCAACAATTTGCCTCGGCAATTCTgcagttccttccaaagttgaAAGTGCTGAGCCTTCGTTGCTCTAAAGTGTCCATGGATGCACTCCAGTGCTTGCTGAACTCTATGGAATATCTTGAGGTTCTGAATATTTCGCACTGCCTGCTATTGGTCATTGCGGCAAATGGGCGGAAGCAAGTGGTTCATGAACTGGACAGCCAAATTTTCGAGAGAGCTTCACGGCTGCGTGAATTCCACTACTGCCAGAGTAGGTTGTGCGTCGCATGCCAGCGGATGGTGGTGGACGAAGGCATCATGCGCTGGTACAGGTACGAGGATTGGTTTTGGCGTCGGGACGAGGTGAGGTCCCTTGATCTGCAAGATTATGGGAAGCTGTTTGATGCTGGTTGCGAGAGGTTGACGTCTGTGGAGTAG
- the LOC8067085 gene encoding membrane steroid-binding protein 1, whose product MAPCSSVVAAPSLSASAPSSRRRASTVVCLQGVRRSRVASCRVRCSAAGGQGGVKVPAKLSELWAAAKGAPPLAVLAGVAAAVAVYKVGSSLFAPRRPAPRRLETQTAPPPPAPEPVQVGEITEEELRQYDGSDPEKPLLMAIKGQIYDVSQSRMFYGPGGAYSLFAGKDASRALAKMSFEPPDLNGDISGLTPMELGSLNDWEYKFTSKYVKVGTIRRTVPAEEVYGSISPEIREEVTVPVVEAELEPEPEPHDGDAP is encoded by the exons ATGGCTCCTTGCTCCTCCGTCGTCGCCGCACCATCGCTCTCCGCCTCGGCGCCGTCCAGCCGGCGGCGCGCGAGTACGGTTGTATGTCTCCAGGGTGTTCGCCGCAGCAGGGTCGCGTCCTGCCGCGTGCGGTGTAGCGCCGCCGGCGGGCAGGGCGGGGTCAAGGTCCCTGCGAAGC TGTCGGAGCTGTGGGCGGCGGCGAAGGGCGCGCCTCCTCTGGCCGTGCTCGCGggtgtggcggcggcggtggccgtCTACAAGGTTGGGTCCAGTCTCTTTGCGCCGCGCCGTCCCGCGCCTCGTCGGCTGGAGACCCAGACGGCCCCTCCGCCTCCAGCCCCGGAGCCGGTGCAGGTGGGTGAGATAACGGAGGAGGAGTTGCGGCAGTACGACGGGTCCGACCCCGAGAAGCCGCTTCTGATGGCCATCAAGGGGCAGATCTATGATGTCTCACAGAGCAG GATGTTCTATGGACCTGGCGGAGCATATTCGTTATTTGCTGGTAAAGATGCCAGTAGGGCATTGGCCAAGATGTCCTTTGAACCACCGGATCTGAATGGTGATATATCTGGCCTAACGCCAATGGAGCTCGGTTCCTTGAATGACTGGGAGTACAAGTTCACCAGCAAGTATGTGAAGGTAGGAACCATAAGAAGAACAGTGCCTGCTGAAGAGGTTTATGGCAGCATTTCACCTGAAATAAGGGAAGAAGTTACTGTGCCTGTGGTTGAGGCTGAGCTTGAACCTGAGCCTGAGCCGCATGATGGCGATGCACCATGA